The following DNA comes from Tunturibacter psychrotolerans.
CAAGAACTGTAAACGCAATACGGCTTCCCTCATCGCGAAGCTCGCCATCGAAGAGATTGGGAAAGAGAACGTCCATTTTAGGACCGGACGCACCTATCGCGTTTACTCCTTCACTAAAACGCTAGAGAGGCGTAAGGCAGCGGGTATGGAGTGGGCCGTTTGGGACAAAGGCCGGCGCTTCGTCCAAAGTGATGGGTCACCACTGGAGCTTAACTTTTACGCCGGTGACAAAACGACCACAGTGGTCGCTCCAATCCCAGTTGAGACGGCCACTGTGGACATATCGACCCCAGGGACTGTGGTCAAAATAACCCCAGGGACTGTGGTCAAAACGACCCCAGTATTAGGAAGTACTTTAGGAAGAGAAAAGAAGAATGAATCGTCGTCGTCGACGAGTGACCTTGTCTTGATACTCGACGCGCTGGGGGAAGAATCCTATGTGGTCGACGAACAGGCAGCGCTCCAAATTCTTTACTCCTGCCGGAACGTCTGTCCTGATGCGACTGCCAACGAAATTGTCAGCATCATTCGCGAGAAGGGTGCAGTCATGCAATCGCGACGTAACGTTCGGAATCCGACCGGTTTCCTTCTGACCAGCGTTCTTTCGGTTTTCGATGGGGAGGGTATCAAGAGTTTCCGTCGACGTCAGGCTTCGGCTGCCGCTCGCGTAGAACAGCGCAACCAAGAAGAAAGCCGCAAACAGAGGGAGATGTACGAGTGGCTTTTATCTGAACGGGATCGGCTGACATTGTTGATCCAGAATCCCGACACGTTGCCGAAGCGACATGATGACGCACGACGAGGATTAGCAGAGGTGCAGTCGGCATTGAGTTCCTATGCCGAAGATGAAGCTTGAAACCTTTACTCATTACTAAATGGTAACTACCGAACCCGGCTGGAAATGGGCACCGTCACATATAACACGTTTAGATTCAGCATGATAGTCCAATTCACTTTTTGCGCACTCTAGTGTTTTCAATGACTTACATTTTTCCAGTCGGGTTCGGTAGTTCGGCCCCGCCAAAACAGAAATCAAAAAAGGAGATCTACTGTGCGGTGGCCATTTCAAAGTAAAAAAGAAACAGATATACGGATTTTTCGCGATCCCAAGACCGATGACATTACCTTGCGTCTCGTCGGCCCAGTTTGTCTCCCGAGCTCGGAAAATCCCATCCTCAAGTTAACAGTCACCCTAGACGCGAAGCTCGACGCAGATGGGATTAAGCGGCTGTCCGAACAACTCTCCCACTTCACAAACAATCCGAGAGAACTTGAGTCAGCGGAATGACCGCCAAGCTAGGTCACCAATCCGCCACCGATCAACCACGCACGAAGTGGGAGCGTGAAGCGATACCTATGAGACGGGGAAAGTTCCAGGAAACCGGACCCGATGCCATGCCTGGTATTCGATCTTGGAAGTCCAGCAAGGAACTGAGGTCGAGGTTCCATCGGAATGGTCGGTCACACAGATACCTTCGTGCCATAAATGAGCCTCCTCAAATGGAGGTGGATCCAGACGATCACGTATCGCGAGATGGAGTTGAGTCAGAAGTTCGATACGCGCTCGCTGTTCTTCTGAATACGACCGCAAGTCGGAAAGAGCCAACGCAGAGTCGTCATGCTTCGCCATGAAATTTCTTCCTTTTTCTCCGCTGAAAGCGGCATGCGGATTTCTGCATACTTCACAGTTTACGGTCCGCCAACTCACGGCTGGTACGTAAGTTTTGGAGCGCAGCGGATCACTCTAACATCGCCATCGAGAGGCGATTAACACTGTAAGCCAGAGCACACGTCCCCGCTTGCGCGGTTCCGTGATCTGGCTCAGGGGCTAGGGTTTCACCCTCCCCTGAGAACCCCAACCCGAAAGGCAAAGACCGATGGCGGTGATCCGCAATCGTGGTAAAAATGCGCGGAATGTCAGCCGGAAGATCTGGCTGAGCCCGGCTGAGGCCGAGCAGATCAGAGACGCCGCCGGCGACGTGCCGGTCGCTACTTGGCTGCGCGATCTTGCCTTGGGCCAGCCCTCCAAGCCACGCAGATTGCAGCGGCAAGAGACCGCCACGCGTACCCCAAAGTTCGCGGGCGCCATCCAGCCGTTGGCGGTCGCCGTGGCTCGCGTCGGCAACAACCTAAACCAGATTGCACGCGCAGTGAACCGGGACCTGAAGTCGCGCAAGCCATTGGACGCCGTTCTAATCGCCAATCAGCTCGCTCATCTCCGTCATGAGATGCGGGACGAACTGCAAACTGTGAGCAGCCAGTTTCTGAGGGAGGTCAATCGTGCTGGCAAGGATATTTAAGCACGGCGCGGGCTCCGGGTACGGGGCGCTTGCCTACTTGCTGTCGGACAAGGATCACACGGGCGCTCTGCGGGAGAATCCGCCAGAGGTGTTGCGCGGCGATCCCGAGGCGGCGGCGGAGCTGATCGATTCGCTGGGATTTGCCCAGAGGTACACGTCAGGCGTTTTGAGCTTCACCAAGGACGATGCGGTTAGGCTCGAAGCTCGCCCGGATGCCCACCGTGAGTTGATCGACAGTTTCGAGCGCGATTTTCTGGTTCCCGGCATAGACCCAGACCGGCTCGCCACGGTTTGGGTCCAACATCGGGATCACGGACGAACGGAGCTGCATTTCATCATCGCCAATGTAGACCTTGAGACTCAGAAGCGGTTTCCGGCCTACTTCGACCGGGCCGACCGGACTCGGCTCGCCACTTGGCAGGACTTCCAGAACCTGAGTCGCGGACTGGACGACCCCCGCGCCCCGGAGCGCCAGAGGGCCGTCAGCCGCGATCTCAAATTGCCGATGGAGAAAGCAGCGCTCGCAGAGGTTTTGGAAAAACTCATTGCGCAGAAGTGCGTGAGCGGGGAGCTGGAGGACCGCAATGCCATCGTGCAGTTCATTGAGTCGAAGAACCTAAAGGTTGGACGACAGGGCAAGGACTACATAACCGTCATTTGTGGGGAAGAGAAGAACGACCGGTTTCGCCTGAAAGGGGCCATGTTCCATGAAGATTTCCGACCTGACCGCACAGTTACAGCAGGAGTCGAACGAGACAACGGAGGAGATCAAGCGGATCGAGCGCGACGTACTGAGCAGGTTCGAATCCGACTTGAAACGGCAATGCAGTTCCGCCGCGACTACCTTGAAAAGCGCTTTGAACGTGTCCCGGATCGAGCTGGTGACCGACATCGAGACATACAAGGCCTCCCTGAAGTACGCGATCTCGGCGGACTCGAAAGAGCTGACGGACCAGTTAGCATCCTTGAAAAAGGACGTAGCGAAGTGGACGCCAAAGCTCACTCTAGCGGTGAAGCTGGGAATCTTCTTGCCGATCGTTTTGACCCTGGCAGCTTGCAGCCTTATGGTCATCGCGACATGGTTGTGGATGCCAAGGGAGCTCTGGAACGTTCGCACCTCACACCAGACAATGCAGAACGGCAAGAGCTATCTGGTGATCGACGATCCAACCTGGAGCAACTGCAATTTGGCGGACGCTCCGAAGAAAGCCTCAATCGTTCGGCCATGCAAGACCATCGAGACCACCAATCCGAACCAGTAGAGGAGCACAATGAGCAAACCGACGAACGAGCTAGACGCCTTACTCATGGGATCCTTGCAGCAGTTGAGCGAGGATTTTCAGCAGCGCGAGATGCGTTTGACAGAGCAGCAGAGGAGCTGCATCGACTCCTTCAACAAACAGTCGGACGCGCTCACGCAGCAGCACGAAGCAACCGCGAAGCGATTGGACGAGCTGACGCAGCACTACAAGGACACCCAGACGCTCATGCAGCGAGTCGTGAGGCAGTTGAACGCTTTGAGCGAAAAGCTCAAGTGACTATTAGCAAGCGACTGGATCGCGGCAGGTGAAGCGGTTGGGGACTGTGACACACTTATAGTCCTTCTATGCCTTCCCGATCTCGAATGTCTCCCACTAGGGGTCTCATTGCTATGCAGCTTGGCCGGATCTCTTCGGAAGCTCATATGACCGGTGCGTGTACTCTGTGCGATTGGGCCGATCATAGTCTCTCCTGACTCTATATGCGCGACTTTTATGAAAGCGTGACTGTGTGAGGTTCACACTCTCAAATAGTGGGCAGCGTCTCGAGTTCCCGACGTCGGGATTTTGGATTTCTATCGTAGAGCTCGGTTGTCCCGTGGCCGCACGGTGAAGATCGAGGGCGGGAAGTGGCGGCGGCCCGGCGAGGACCAATTTCTATCCCCAAATCAACACAGTCATGACTCCAGTAGGCCAAGTTTCCGGGCCCATGCGTTGGGAAACCGGATGGTAAGACGAGCCGGCCCATTCCCTGACAGCTCAACCGAGCTTGCCGCATCGAAGGAAAAGCCCTCGATCTCGAGATATACGTTCTCCTCATCAAAGACGTCCTGATAAAGATGCACTTGCTGCCCCGTGGCTTGGTCCCGCTCGTACTTCAAACTTGTTTTTGTGCTCATGACAATCTTCCTTCCTCAAACACCGCGCTGGCGATTTCCCTCCGTCGGAATTTGGTTTCTTACGCATGATAATGTTCCGTTTTAGTTTGGATGGCTTGCGCGTTCTGGCGGGCTGAGGTGTCCGAATAGGATCTTTGACCTTTGTTATTACCTGTACTACAAGTCACAAAGAGACTCTATTGCGACGCTATTTCGCTGGCTCTCGGACGTATGATTGGGCTATACCCCAAAACGACACCCTTTCAACGATACTGGCTCCCAAGGACTGTGCTCTTCTTGTCTTGCCGAAGATCATCCTGGTTTCGCAGCTCACTTCTTCTTTTCAGGCGGAGATGACCACTGCCCGATCGGCTGGACTCGAGCTGGGACACTGTCAGTGCCTTTGTTAGCCCTATCAATGGTTTTCGTTGGCTTAGCGGGCGTTGGCTGGGGCTTCTTGTGCTCGGTCATTTGTCTCCTCGTTTTCTTCCGGTAACCATACTAACGACATATCAAATTCCTGCTCAACCAAAGCTTGCAGGCGTTGTACTTTCCTCTTCCTTGGCGGAGGTTCCTTCTTCTGAAGAGAATTCTCGGCCATCCGACATGCGAGGTACTTCTTTTCGAGCTGAGTGGAAAACTGCTGATCATAGGCCATGTCGTCTACGATGCACTTCAGATCATGGTTCAGCTCCCGGTAATGAGTTGTAAGCTCTGTATAAAGGGCAATCTGCTTGTCTAATCGAAGAACTGGCTTCAGTAATGCGGCCAGGCCTGCGCATAAGGTCAAGTAAAACCATGCTTGGCCTTGAAAAGGCTCATTCGAGTGTCGTAGAAAGGCGATCGGCGATGCTGCTCCCGTGAGGGCAACAATGACGTCATGGCCTCGTATTGCGAAAGTCCAGTTCCTGAGCGATTCCTCGTAATAAAGGACATTGAGCCGCGAAGTTCGGAGGAGGTTGTACACCTGCAGTGATCGTTCTCGCTTATTCACCTTAGATCCTCCTGCGGGCAACATCCGGGAAAGGGTGACCTACCCTCAACGTTATTCAAATCTTCTTACCGCTTCTTGGCGACTTCCCTGATACCACGAATGCTGGTCTCGCCAGTGGCTTTGCGCATAGTGCCGACGGTCGCTTGAGGCGAGAAATTTGGTATAGGAATGGGCAGGTTCTTGTTTACGGCATCACTGCGTTTTTGATCTATTCGACCATCCTGGTTCCTATGACGATTGTCAAGGCCTGGCTCTTTCATGGTGGTGTTCCTCCGTAGAGTTAGAAAGCGTTCGATTGATATGAGCTCAGATCCTTAAGCTTTGATTGTCAGTCGGAGCTGAGGGCGGAGAGGAACAAGAATGTTGGCGTACGCACGTACTACGCGGTCATACAGATTCTTGACCTGCGGAGCCTTGACGCTAACGATGAAGGCGTATGGAATTGGCTCCGCATTTTCCGCAGCCTGCCCGGATTCACGATTGTGATAGTAGATATCGAACCCAGGCTCTTTCAATGACGAACCCAAGCAACGTATGGTATTCCGCAGGCAGGGCTCCCACTTGTGGCCGTTTTCACGGAACACGTACTCAGGGGCATTGTA
Coding sequences within:
- the mobC gene encoding plasmid mobilization relaxosome protein MobC codes for the protein MAVIRNRGKNARNVSRKIWLSPAEAEQIRDAAGDVPVATWLRDLALGQPSKPRRLQRQETATRTPKFAGAIQPLAVAVARVGNNLNQIARAVNRDLKSRKPLDAVLIANQLAHLRHEMRDELQTVSSQFLREVNRAGKDI
- a CDS encoding relaxase/mobilization nuclease domain-containing protein, encoding MLARIFKHGAGSGYGALAYLLSDKDHTGALRENPPEVLRGDPEAAAELIDSLGFAQRYTSGVLSFTKDDAVRLEARPDAHRELIDSFERDFLVPGIDPDRLATVWVQHRDHGRTELHFIIANVDLETQKRFPAYFDRADRTRLATWQDFQNLSRGLDDPRAPERQRAVSRDLKLPMEKAALAEVLEKLIAQKCVSGELEDRNAIVQFIESKNLKVGRQGKDYITVICGEEKNDRFRLKGAMFHEDFRPDRTVTAGVERDNGGDQADRARRTEQVRIRLETAMQFRRDYLEKRFERVPDRAGDRHRDIQGLPEVRDLGGLERADGPVSILEKGRSEVDAKAHSSGEAGNLLADRFDPGSLQPYGHRDMVVDAKGALERSHLTPDNAERQELSGDRRSNLEQLQFGGRSEESLNRSAMQDHRDHQSEPVEEHNEQTDERARRLTHGILAAVERGFSAARDAFDRAAEELHRLLQQTVGRAHAAARSNREAIGRADAALQGHPDAHAASREAVERFERKAQVTISKRLDRGR